The Pyrus communis chromosome 9, drPyrComm1.1, whole genome shotgun sequence genome has a segment encoding these proteins:
- the LOC137744507 gene encoding uncharacterized protein, with product MSNLNKLDFTALEVSGRNYLKWVQEVKLHPTAKGITAAIEAPTNEKLVDEAQKAIAILFIQRHINDALQTKYLAEEDPCTLWLTLADRFDHQKDIYLPEARHDWQYLCFQDFRFVNEYNSKVCIIRSLLQFCKMELTKSDILEKTYSTFHATNIILQQQYRA from the coding sequence atgtcgaacttgaacaagctcgatttcaccgCTCTGGAAgtatctggaagaaactacctaaAGTGGGTTCAAGAAGTGAAGCTTCATCCTACTGCAAAGGGTATTACAGCCGCCATCGAGGCACCTACCAACGAAAAACTTGTCGACGAAGCTCAGAAAGCTATTGCAATACTCTTCATTCAAAGACACATCAATGATGCTCTACAAACTAAGTACCTCGCTGAGGAGGACCCATGCACCCTCTGGCTTACTCTAGCCGACCgtttcgatcaccagaaagacatctacttacctgaagcaagacatgactggcagtATCtttgcttccaagactttagattcgtgaatgaatacaactctaaaGTTTGTATAATCCGATCATTGCTACAGTTCTGTAAAATGGAACTAACCAAATCAGATATTCttgagaagacctattcgaccttccatgccaccaatattatcctgcaacaacaatatagagcatag